A section of the Leptotrichia buccalis C-1013-b genome encodes:
- a CDS encoding YiiX/YebB-like N1pC/P60 family cysteine hydrolase — translation MNIHLKLNIRRILLFFMLTFALVCKTNKDKYFWYSPREVISNVDKLQPGDILILSKKPTLRSMWGHAAVLNEHKKVVEFPSYSAGYSESPLYVWQTLNRKIAIFRLKGIDDKFKAALFKEIDETTTKPYGITFHKNFDKRLYCSQFIYIVFKKAGEKIGREVNLDSNGGGWVMPFDIMDSPLLENISLYSTESPKSAN, via the coding sequence ATGAACATTCACTTAAAGTTAAACATTAGAAGAATATTATTATTTTTTATGCTAACTTTTGCACTCGTATGTAAAACGAATAAAGACAAATATTTCTGGTACTCACCAAGAGAAGTTATTTCCAACGTAGATAAACTGCAGCCTGGTGATATCCTTATTTTATCAAAGAAACCAACTTTACGTTCAATGTGGGGGCATGCAGCCGTCCTAAACGAACATAAAAAAGTGGTTGAATTTCCGTCTTATTCTGCTGGATATAGCGAAAGCCCTCTTTATGTCTGGCAAACTCTAAACCGAAAAATCGCAATTTTTAGACTAAAAGGAATTGATGATAAATTTAAAGCCGCACTATTTAAAGAAATTGACGAAACTACTACTAAACCTTATGGAATAACTTTTCATAAAAATTTTGATAAAAGATTATATTGTTCACAATTTATATATATTGTATTCAAAAAAGCTGGAGAAAAGATAGGACGTGAAGTAAATCTTGATTCTAACGGAGGTGGATGGGTTATGCCTTTTGATATTATGGATTCTCCATTATTAGAAAATATTTCACTTTACAGCACTGAATCTCCAAAATCAGCAAATTAA
- the metA gene encoding homoserine O-acetyltransferase MetA — translation MPIKIPNNLPAVDILAKENIFVMDENRALSQDIRPLKFIIINLMPTKIETETQLLRLLSNTPLQMEVTFLKMTSYVSKNISKEHMSNFYKTFEDIKNEYFDGLIITGAPVENLPFEEVIYWKELSKIMEWSKTHVYSTMCICWGAQAALYYHYGIQKYPLKEKLFGIYPLKIDIYHTMLLRGFDEVFNMPQSRHTEVHAQDIEKVPELEIIANSQKAGVSIVRTRDKRNIFIMGHLEYDRMTLAKEYERDLKLGKNIKVPFNYYPDDDTSKEPLFVWRAHANLLFSNWVNHHVYQGTPYDLTELEEISNFHI, via the coding sequence GTGCCTATAAAAATACCAAATAACTTACCGGCTGTAGATATTTTAGCAAAGGAGAACATCTTTGTAATGGATGAAAATAGGGCATTGTCGCAAGATATTCGTCCTTTAAAATTTATAATAATAAATCTAATGCCTACAAAAATTGAAACGGAAACCCAATTGTTAAGATTACTTAGTAATACTCCACTTCAAATGGAAGTAACTTTTTTAAAAATGACATCGTATGTATCAAAAAATATTTCAAAGGAACATATGTCTAATTTTTATAAAACTTTTGAAGATATAAAAAATGAATATTTTGATGGTCTTATTATAACTGGAGCACCGGTAGAAAACCTTCCTTTTGAAGAAGTCATTTACTGGAAAGAACTTTCCAAAATAATGGAATGGAGTAAAACTCATGTTTATTCAACAATGTGTATTTGCTGGGGAGCACAAGCAGCACTTTATTATCACTATGGAATACAGAAATATCCTTTGAAGGAAAAACTTTTTGGAATTTATCCTTTAAAAATTGATATTTATCATACAATGCTGTTACGTGGATTTGACGAAGTGTTTAATATGCCGCAGTCACGACATACTGAAGTACATGCCCAAGATATTGAAAAAGTGCCTGAATTGGAAATTATAGCAAATTCTCAAAAGGCGGGAGTGAGCATTGTAAGAACCAGAGATAAACGTAACATATTTATTATGGGACATTTGGAATATGACAGAATGACGCTTGCCAAAGAATACGAAAGAGATTTAAAATTAGGAAAAAATATAAAAGTCCCATTTAATTACTATCCAGATGATGATACAAGCAAAGAGCCGCTTTTTGTATGGAGAGCTCATGCAAATCTATTATTTTCAAACTGGGTAAATCATCATGTTTACCAAGGAACACCATATGATTTGACAGAACTGGAAGAAATTTCTAATTTTCATATTTAA
- the dnaN gene encoding DNA polymerase III subunit beta: MLHIIVNRKSLLKAITIVENAVSENKIREVLSGIYIETKDEKAILRGTDLELTINTEIEAQVEEDGKIVIKHKLIEEFLKQISDEKITLIEENGKLIIQSSSTNTEFSLYNAENFPTQSPLNTGVEYIFSKQKLLNNIENVKISASTNPENLAVNCIRVEIEEDKLKLISSDTYRLTYIEEDLEESQKGKENLSLSVPLKTIDGLVKIMKLIDEENITLKSDGSKVFFQFSNVEILTRTIDLQFPDYKSILNNSQHNKKILLNTKDFLSVLKRTSIFVRENKESKNGGIFNFANNKLLLTGTSENAQIKEEIVTIQEGEDLKISLNVKFLLDYISTIEGKVTVLELLNNKSSVIVRDEDNDKSLYFTMPLALRES; encoded by the coding sequence ATGTTACACATAATTGTAAACAGAAAATCATTATTAAAAGCTATAACTATAGTAGAAAATGCAGTAAGTGAAAATAAAATAAGAGAAGTTCTTTCTGGAATTTATATTGAAACAAAGGATGAAAAGGCAATTTTAAGAGGAACTGACTTGGAATTGACCATAAATACAGAAATAGAGGCACAGGTGGAAGAAGATGGGAAAATAGTTATAAAACACAAATTAATTGAAGAATTTTTGAAGCAAATTTCTGATGAAAAAATTACTTTAATTGAAGAAAATGGAAAATTGATAATTCAATCAAGTTCAACAAATACCGAATTTTCATTATATAATGCTGAAAATTTTCCTACTCAATCACCATTAAATACTGGAGTTGAGTATATTTTTTCTAAACAAAAATTATTAAATAATATTGAAAACGTAAAAATTTCGGCTTCCACAAATCCAGAAAATCTTGCTGTAAACTGTATCAGAGTCGAAATTGAAGAGGATAAGTTAAAACTTATTTCATCAGATACATATAGATTAACCTACATTGAAGAGGATTTGGAAGAAAGTCAAAAAGGGAAAGAAAACCTTAGTTTAAGTGTTCCGTTAAAAACAATTGATGGATTAGTCAAAATTATGAAACTGATAGATGAAGAAAATATAACTTTAAAATCAGATGGTTCAAAAGTATTTTTCCAATTTTCAAATGTGGAAATTTTGACTCGTACAATTGATCTGCAATTTCCAGATTACAAGTCAATTTTAAATAATTCTCAGCATAATAAAAAAATATTATTAAATACAAAGGACTTTTTATCAGTATTAAAAAGAACTTCTATATTTGTAAGAGAAAATAAGGAATCTAAAAATGGTGGAATATTCAATTTTGCCAATAACAAGCTGTTGCTTACTGGAACAAGTGAAAATGCACAGATAAAAGAGGAAATTGTAACAATTCAGGAGGGTGAGGATTTAAAAATTTCATTAAATGTCAAATTTTTGCTTGACTACATTTCTACAATTGAAGGGAAAGTTACAGTTCTAGAATTGTTAAATAACAAGAGTTCAGTAATTGTAAGAGATGAAGATAATGATAAATCACTGTATTTCACAATGCCATTGGCACTTAGGGAAAGTTAA
- a CDS encoding sigma-70 family RNA polymerase sigma factor has product MEDNNLNLMSLYLSDIQKFDLLSKEEEYELLRRIREDNDEQARQLLILSNLRLVISTAKKSLGNGLPLIDLISEGNIGLIKAINKFDYEKGHRFSTYAVWWIKQAIKKAIINIGRDIRIPSYKYEQLSKVNKAIKDYTAIHGEAPSTEYIAKKVDLKESKIILLLGEFQDIMSLNETIGDNIYLEDVIGKNDDVEDKIIKEDQLLEMRELLERILNERERKILEYRYGLYDNKIHTLKEIGEQMGITRERVRQIEKKAITKLKEHLEEYKDIL; this is encoded by the coding sequence ATGGAAGATAACAACTTAAACTTAATGTCGTTATATCTAAGTGATATTCAAAAATTTGATTTGCTCTCAAAGGAAGAGGAGTATGAGCTGTTAAGACGAATTAGGGAAGACAATGATGAACAGGCAAGGCAGTTACTAATTTTGTCAAATTTAAGATTAGTGATAAGCACAGCAAAAAAATCTCTTGGAAATGGGCTTCCTTTAATTGACTTAATTAGTGAGGGTAATATTGGCTTGATAAAAGCTATAAATAAGTTTGATTATGAAAAAGGGCATAGGTTTAGTACATACGCAGTATGGTGGATAAAGCAGGCAATAAAAAAAGCTATTATTAATATAGGACGCGATATACGTATACCGTCTTACAAATATGAACAGTTATCAAAAGTAAACAAAGCTATAAAGGATTATACTGCTATTCACGGTGAAGCTCCATCAACAGAATACATTGCAAAAAAGGTTGATTTGAAGGAAAGTAAAATTATTTTGCTTTTGGGGGAATTTCAGGATATAATGTCATTAAATGAAACGATAGGAGATAATATTTATCTGGAAGACGTTATTGGAAAAAATGATGACGTAGAGGATAAAATTATAAAAGAAGATCAATTGCTAGAAATGAGAGAATTACTGGAAAGGATTCTAAATGAGCGTGAAAGAAAGATTCTTGAATATCGTTACGGATTATATGATAATAAGATTCACACATTAAAGGAAATCGGTGAGCAGATGGGGATTACACGTGAAAGAGTCAGACAGATTGAGAAAAAAGCTATCACAAAATTAAAGGAACATTTGGAAGAGTACAAGGATATACTATAA
- a CDS encoding NAD(P)H-dependent glycerol-3-phosphate dehydrogenase — protein sequence MKNKNVLVIGGGSWGTCLSKLLLENGHNVYLWEHNEKVREVIRNTKENPQFLTNIKLPDNLNVVDDYGEVLENPEKYGKIDILLLATPTQFLRTILKRLKKFLNYNIILVNVAKGLEIASKKRISEMVAEELEHKEYSYVLLAGPTHAEEVAQKLPSAILSVSENEEAAKTVQTTFSNLYFRVYTGTDLMGAELAGALKNCLAIAAGIADGMGYGDNTKAALITRGINEMFEIAKYYNANPKTFMGLSGLGDIIVTCTSKHSRNRYVGEKLGQGEKIEDIISHMNMVSEGAETIKALYKIIKENNLKAPIFTALYEVIYEGKPVSELESTFMSRDLKSEFLN from the coding sequence ATGAAGAATAAAAATGTACTGGTTATTGGTGGTGGAAGCTGGGGAACCTGTCTTTCAAAATTATTGCTAGAAAATGGGCACAATGTGTATTTATGGGAACATAATGAAAAAGTTAGGGAAGTTATCCGTAATACAAAGGAAAATCCACAATTTTTGACAAATATAAAACTGCCTGACAATTTAAATGTTGTAGATGATTATGGAGAAGTACTTGAAAATCCTGAAAAATATGGTAAAATAGATATTCTATTATTAGCAACTCCAACTCAATTTTTAAGAACAATTTTAAAAAGATTGAAAAAATTCTTAAATTATAATATAATACTGGTAAATGTTGCAAAAGGGCTGGAAATTGCTTCAAAAAAAAGAATTTCTGAAATGGTGGCTGAAGAGCTTGAACATAAGGAATACAGCTATGTTTTACTAGCAGGGCCTACACACGCTGAAGAAGTAGCGCAAAAATTACCGTCAGCCATATTATCCGTATCTGAAAATGAAGAAGCTGCAAAAACTGTACAGACAACATTCAGTAATCTGTATTTTAGAGTATATACAGGAACAGATTTAATGGGAGCCGAACTTGCGGGAGCATTAAAAAACTGTCTTGCAATCGCAGCAGGAATTGCTGATGGAATGGGTTATGGAGATAATACAAAGGCAGCTCTTATAACTCGTGGAATCAATGAAATGTTTGAAATTGCAAAATATTACAATGCTAATCCTAAAACATTTATGGGATTATCAGGGCTTGGAGATATTATTGTAACTTGTACAAGTAAGCATAGTAGAAATAGATATGTTGGAGAAAAGCTGGGGCAAGGTGAAAAAATAGAAGATATAATTTCACATATGAACATGGTTTCAGAAGGTGCAGAAACAATAAAGGCACTTTATAAAATTATTAAGGAAAATAATTTAAAAGCACCTATTTTTACAGCACTTTACGAAGTAATTTATGAAGGAAAACCAGTTTCGGAACTGGAATCTACATTTATGAGCAGGGATTTAAAATCAGAATTTCTAAATTAA
- the plsY gene encoding glycerol-3-phosphate 1-O-acyltransferase PlsY → MVTILLMVISYILGSVPNALWIGKVFKGIDIREHGSRNTGSTNAARVLGAKLGILTLVLDVSKGLVPTLVAILLKVNFFEELTKISHLDYVLVGICAILGHVFSIFINFKGGKAVATTLGVFLVLVPKAILFAAIVFFVIFGILRYVSLSSIFAAISLPIFIYFLYHQGIYTILGILIAILITVKHRSNIERLKNGTESKFTLKNKK, encoded by the coding sequence ATGGTTACAATTTTATTAATGGTAATTTCCTATATTTTAGGGAGCGTACCAAATGCACTTTGGATAGGAAAAGTGTTTAAAGGAATAGATATACGTGAACATGGAAGCAGAAATACAGGTTCTACAAATGCGGCTCGTGTTCTGGGGGCAAAATTAGGTATTTTAACATTAGTATTAGATGTTTCAAAAGGATTAGTTCCAACATTAGTGGCAATTTTGCTGAAAGTAAATTTTTTTGAAGAACTCACAAAAATTTCACATTTAGATTATGTATTAGTAGGAATTTGTGCAATTTTAGGACACGTATTTTCTATTTTTATAAATTTTAAAGGTGGAAAAGCTGTTGCAACGACACTTGGAGTATTTCTTGTACTTGTACCGAAAGCAATATTATTTGCTGCAATTGTATTTTTTGTAATTTTTGGAATTTTACGATATGTTTCACTTTCTTCAATCTTTGCGGCAATATCACTTCCAATTTTTATATATTTTCTGTATCATCAGGGAATATATACCATTTTGGGCATTTTAATAGCAATTTTGATTACAGTAAAGCATAGAAGCAATATTGAAAGATTAAAAAATGGAACTGAATCAAAATTTACTTTAAAAAATAAAAAATAA
- a CDS encoding MATE family efflux transporter has translation MEKKREELLNGSIIGLFIKYFIPTLIGSAAVVLYNIVDRFFVGKISEKALAGAGIAFYIVMLIIAFSMFIGVGAGTIISIRLGQGKKGDAKKILGNAVTLFAILGIALYVLLMLNIDTVLRYSGANNETLPYARAYLQIILLAILPLFYSFGLTNVLNAAGAPRVAMFSMLIGAVVNIVLDYVAVMIMHTGIEGTAYATLIGNVLSAVFVLWFLIAGKSPFRIDMFGFKLEKESVITIRFSKLKLEPKIVKDIFSIGMSPFLLQAASSAVGLVTNKIVDTYGGTYGVAVMTIINSYLPIMTMSVYSVSQAVQPIIGFNYGAKNFRRVKKSLMTAINAGVMLSFVFWVIVMLIPKELILFFNEKSTPEGLREGVKAIRIYFSLVIISSFGITVPNYFQATGRSKYSVTLNLLRQVVIFLLIVIIFSNIWKLDGVWYAQPFTDLLFFVILLGFLYKEKKFFDKMIQSENNILEYKEMIENKKDKKNENIK, from the coding sequence ATGGAAAAGAAACGTGAGGAACTGCTAAATGGTTCTATAATAGGATTATTTATAAAGTATTTCATACCGACACTTATAGGTTCGGCAGCTGTTGTACTGTATAATATTGTAGACAGGTTTTTTGTAGGAAAGATTAGCGAAAAAGCGCTCGCTGGTGCTGGAATAGCGTTTTATATTGTTATGTTAATTATTGCCTTTTCAATGTTTATTGGAGTTGGAGCTGGAACCATCATTTCAATTAGGCTTGGGCAGGGGAAAAAAGGTGATGCAAAAAAAATATTGGGAAATGCAGTAACTTTATTTGCAATTTTAGGAATAGCATTGTATGTTCTTCTAATGTTAAATATTGACACAGTTCTTCGATATTCAGGTGCAAACAATGAAACATTGCCATATGCAAGAGCGTATTTGCAAATAATTCTATTGGCAATATTGCCCTTGTTTTATTCATTCGGATTGACAAATGTGCTAAATGCCGCAGGAGCGCCACGAGTTGCAATGTTTTCAATGTTAATTGGTGCAGTTGTAAACATTGTTTTGGATTATGTGGCAGTAATGATTATGCATACTGGAATTGAAGGGACTGCCTATGCAACTTTAATCGGAAATGTATTGTCGGCGGTGTTTGTTTTATGGTTCTTGATTGCAGGTAAATCTCCATTTAGAATTGATATGTTTGGATTTAAGCTGGAAAAGGAAAGTGTAATTACTATAAGATTTTCTAAATTAAAACTGGAACCTAAAATAGTAAAGGATATTTTTTCAATAGGAATGTCGCCATTTTTATTACAAGCTGCAAGTTCCGCTGTGGGACTTGTAACAAATAAAATTGTAGATACTTATGGAGGAACTTATGGTGTAGCTGTTATGACAATAATAAATTCATATCTGCCAATTATGACAATGAGCGTCTATTCAGTTTCACAAGCTGTACAGCCAATAATTGGATTTAATTATGGAGCAAAAAATTTCAGAAGAGTGAAAAAATCCTTAATGACAGCTATAAATGCTGGAGTTATGCTGTCTTTTGTCTTTTGGGTAATAGTAATGCTCATTCCAAAAGAGCTAATCTTATTTTTCAATGAAAAAAGTACACCTGAAGGCTTAAGAGAAGGGGTAAAAGCAATTAGAATCTATTTTTCACTGGTAATCATTTCATCTTTTGGAATAACTGTGCCAAATTATTTTCAGGCAACTGGACGTTCAAAATATTCAGTTACATTGAATTTATTAAGGCAAGTGGTCATATTCCTGTTAATCGTTATAATTTTTTCAAATATATGGAAGCTTGATGGTGTGTGGTATGCACAGCCGTTTACTGATTTACTGTTTTTTGTAATACTTTTAGGATTTTTGTATAAAGAGAAAAAATTTTTTGACAAAATGATTCAAAGTGAAAATAATATATTGGAATATAAAGAAATGATTGAGAATAAAAAAGATAAAAAAAATGAAAATATTAAATAA
- the lpxB gene encoding lipid-A-disaccharide synthase has translation MKNNKGLSKMKTKKIFISCGEMSGDLHASYIVEEMRKKNKNTEFFGVVGDKSIKAGVKAINHIKNNDIMGFVEALKKYRYFTKKAGEYLEFIRKNGIETVIFVDFGGFNLKFFKLLKKKIQEKKLQDLKMIYYIPPKVWAWGKKRIEKLKKFDDVIVIFPFEKEYYDNGLKKDESKGLKVEYFGNPFVDKYEFSDKLGEKILLLPGSRRQEMEKFLPVIIELIKNEKVKNEKFLMKLASKEHLKYIESFEKEHKINISKIPNLEITFDEIKKIRKDCKFAIATSGTVTFEISLMGLPVIVVYKTSRINAFIARNIVKIKYITLTNLNANKEIFKELLQEDFSVEKLLEEIEIMEKNKEKIVLELKNERKKLGNSGVLEKIANYLLKDK, from the coding sequence ATGAAAAATAATAAAGGTTTATCAAAAATGAAAACTAAAAAAATCTTTATTTCCTGTGGGGAAATGTCAGGCGACCTGCATGCATCATATATAGTTGAAGAAATGAGAAAAAAGAACAAAAATACAGAATTTTTTGGTGTGGTGGGAGACAAGTCCATAAAGGCAGGAGTAAAGGCAATAAATCATATAAAAAATAATGATATTATGGGATTTGTGGAAGCATTGAAAAAATATCGATATTTCACAAAAAAGGCTGGGGAATATTTAGAATTTATTAGAAAAAATGGGATAGAAACTGTCATTTTTGTTGATTTTGGAGGTTTTAATCTAAAATTTTTTAAATTATTGAAGAAAAAAATTCAGGAAAAGAAATTGCAAGATTTAAAAATGATTTATTATATCCCGCCTAAAGTCTGGGCTTGGGGAAAAAAGCGGATTGAAAAATTGAAAAAATTTGATGATGTTATCGTGATTTTTCCATTTGAAAAAGAATATTATGATAATGGATTAAAAAAAGATGAGTCAAAAGGATTAAAAGTAGAATATTTTGGAAATCCGTTTGTTGATAAATATGAATTTTCGGATAAACTTGGAGAAAAAATATTACTGCTTCCAGGAAGCAGACGACAGGAAATGGAAAAATTTTTGCCAGTAATTATAGAATTAATTAAAAATGAAAAAGTTAAAAATGAGAAATTTTTGATGAAACTGGCAAGCAAAGAACATTTAAAATATATAGAAAGTTTTGAAAAGGAACATAAAATTAATATTTCTAAAATTCCTAATCTGGAAATAACTTTCGATGAAATAAAAAAAATTCGAAAAGACTGTAAATTTGCAATCGCAACTTCTGGAACAGTTACATTTGAAATTTCCCTAATGGGACTTCCAGTAATTGTAGTTTACAAAACATCCAGAATTAATGCCTTTATAGCACGAAACATAGTAAAGATAAAATATATAACTCTTACTAATTTAAATGCGAATAAAGAAATTTTTAAGGAACTTCTGCAGGAAGATTTTTCAGTGGAAAAATTACTTGAAGAAATTGAAATTATGGAAAAAAATAAGGAAAAAATTGTTTTGGAATTAAAAAATGAAAGAAAAAAATTGGGTAATTCTGGGGTTTTAGAAAAAATTGCTAATTATTTATTAAAGGATAAATAA
- a CDS encoding LpxI family protein, translating into MKIEKVGLIAGNGKLPELFLNQCLLQGVEIFSVYLFDSVEESVKNHKNSVKYSVAQVGKIISYFKKSGVSHLVMLGKVEKNLIFSNLKFDLTATKILLSTKNKKDKNILKAIIDFIESENIQVLPQNYLMDEYIAGNEIYTKVSPSKDEEKTIKIGIEAARMLTDIDAGQTVVVKDESVIALEGVEGTDKAILRGGELAGKNCIVVKMARRNQDYRIDMPTIGLETIKKIAEINGRGIVIEADKMLFIDKEEVIKFANKNKIFIKGIKF; encoded by the coding sequence ATGAAAATAGAAAAAGTGGGTTTAATTGCCGGAAATGGAAAACTTCCTGAATTATTTCTAAATCAATGCCTTTTACAAGGAGTTGAGATATTTTCAGTTTATTTATTTGATAGTGTGGAAGAAAGTGTAAAAAATCATAAAAATTCTGTAAAATACAGTGTAGCCCAAGTTGGGAAAATAATTTCATATTTTAAGAAAAGTGGAGTGTCTCATTTAGTAATGCTTGGAAAAGTTGAAAAGAATCTTATTTTTTCCAATTTAAAATTTGATTTGACAGCAACCAAAATATTACTTTCCACAAAAAATAAAAAAGACAAAAATATCTTAAAGGCGATAATTGATTTTATCGAATCAGAAAATATCCAAGTTTTACCGCAAAATTATCTGATGGACGAATATATCGCAGGAAATGAAATTTATACAAAAGTTTCGCCAAGCAAGGATGAAGAAAAAACAATCAAAATTGGAATCGAAGCTGCAAGAATGCTAACGGATATTGACGCAGGACAGACTGTTGTTGTAAAAGATGAATCGGTTATCGCGCTGGAAGGTGTGGAAGGAACAGACAAGGCAATTTTACGTGGTGGAGAGCTTGCAGGGAAAAACTGTATTGTGGTAAAAATGGCAAGGCGTAATCAGGATTATCGGATAGATATGCCGACAATTGGACTTGAAACAATAAAAAAAATAGCAGAGATTAATGGACGTGGAATCGTTATAGAAGCCGATAAAATGCTATTTATTGATAAAGAGGAAGTTATAAAATTTGCAAATAAAAATAAAATTTTTATAAAAGGAATAAAATTTTAG
- the lpxA gene encoding acyl-ACP--UDP-N-acetylglucosamine O-acyltransferase, with translation MALDIHPTAIVDPNAKLGENVKIGPYSIIGSEVTIGNGTVVESHVVIEGETIIGENNYIFSFASIGKDPQDLKFAGEKTRVVIGNNNKIREFVTIHRGTTDKYETRIGNNTLVMAYVHIAHDCIIGDNCVLANAATFAGHVEVEDYAVVGGLTAVHQFTRVGRHSMIGGCSAVNQDVVPYMLSEGNKARAVYINIVGLQRRGFSQEQIKRLRELYKIIFKKKLKLEEALQTVERDYGQYEEAQNLVNFIRKSKRGITR, from the coding sequence ATGGCTTTAGATATACATCCAACGGCAATTGTTGACCCAAATGCTAAACTTGGAGAGAATGTGAAAATAGGACCTTACTCAATTATAGGTTCAGAAGTGACAATTGGAAATGGAACTGTTGTAGAATCGCACGTTGTAATTGAAGGAGAAACGATTATTGGAGAAAATAACTATATTTTTTCTTTTGCGTCAATTGGAAAAGATCCGCAGGATTTAAAATTTGCAGGGGAAAAAACAAGAGTTGTTATTGGAAATAATAATAAAATTCGTGAATTTGTTACAATTCATCGTGGAACTACTGATAAATATGAAACAAGAATTGGGAATAATACGCTTGTAATGGCATATGTCCATATTGCCCACGACTGTATAATTGGAGATAACTGTGTACTTGCCAATGCTGCGACTTTTGCAGGTCACGTGGAAGTGGAAGATTATGCTGTGGTAGGTGGGCTTACTGCTGTGCATCAGTTTACAAGGGTTGGAAGACACTCTATGATTGGTGGATGTTCTGCTGTAAATCAGGATGTTGTCCCATATATGCTTTCAGAAGGGAATAAGGCAAGAGCTGTTTACATCAATATTGTAGGACTTCAGCGAAGAGGATTCTCACAGGAACAGATAAAACGGCTAAGAGAACTGTATAAAATCATATTCAAGAAAAAATTAAAACTGGAAGAAGCGCTTCAGACTGTTGAACGGGATTATGGACAATATGAAGAAGCACAAAATCTTGTAAATTTTATACGAAAAAGTAAAAGAGGTATTACAAGATAA
- the fabZ gene encoding 3-hydroxyacyl-ACP dehydratase FabZ codes for METVMNIEDIMKILPHRYPFLLVDKVIEKNGTDSLVAIKNITMNEEFFQGHFPGKPVMPGVLQIEALAQAVGLLMLEPGKIPLFMSIDKCKFRRAVVPGDQLRLEVEKIKVKSNVIVARGKCIVDGTVVSEADLKFSVQDL; via the coding sequence ATGGAAACAGTTATGAACATAGAAGATATTATGAAAATATTGCCACACAGATATCCATTTTTATTAGTGGACAAAGTTATTGAAAAAAATGGGACTGATTCTTTGGTTGCAATAAAAAATATTACAATGAACGAGGAATTTTTTCAAGGACATTTTCCAGGAAAACCAGTAATGCCAGGAGTTTTACAAATAGAAGCATTGGCGCAAGCTGTAGGGCTATTAATGTTAGAACCAGGAAAAATACCTTTATTTATGTCAATTGACAAATGTAAATTTAGAAGAGCCGTAGTTCCAGGTGATCAATTGAGATTGGAAGTAGAAAAAATAAAAGTTAAAAGCAATGTAATCGTTGCCCGTGGGAAATGTATAGTGGACGGTACAGTTGTAAGTGAAGCTGATTTGAAATTTTCAGTACAGGATTTATAA